From Caloranaerobacter ferrireducens, the proteins below share one genomic window:
- a CDS encoding lysine 5,6-aminomutase subunit alpha has protein sequence MKSKLNLDPNVINSAREAARGIAEDVQEFIDRHTTVSIERTVARLLGIDGVDEIDKPLPNVVVDNIVEGGGLPLGAAYWIGNAMVQTGDDPQTIAEKVSRGELDLTRLPIASIDKIKEAIYPIAVKTVERIKKNREKREEYINRLGEGRKPYLYVIVATGNIYEDVIQAQAAARQGADIIAVIRSTAQSLLDYVPYGPTTEGFGGTYATQENFRIMRKALDEVGEEVGRYIRLCNYCSGLCMPEIAAMGALERLDVMLNDALYGILFRDINMQRTLVDQYFSRIINGYAGIIINTGEDNYLTTADAVEEAHTVLASQFINEQFALKAGIPEEQMGLGHAFEMNPDIENGFLWELAQAQMAREIFPKAPLKYMPPTKFMTGNIFKGHIQDAMFNLVSIMTHQGIQLLGMLTEAIHTPHLHDRMLSIENARYIFNNARNLGDEIEFKEGGIIQTRAQEVLKKAEELLKEIRREGLFSTIEKGKFGGVKRSRTGGKGLEGVAAKAENYYNPFIQLMLGGDR, from the coding sequence ATGAAGAGCAAGTTAAATCTTGATCCGAATGTAATAAATAGTGCTAGAGAGGCTGCAAGAGGTATAGCTGAAGATGTTCAGGAATTTATTGATAGACATACTACAGTTTCAATTGAAAGAACTGTTGCCAGATTATTAGGTATAGATGGAGTGGATGAAATAGACAAACCACTTCCAAATGTTGTGGTAGACAACATTGTTGAAGGAGGAGGACTTCCTTTAGGAGCTGCTTATTGGATAGGTAATGCTATGGTTCAAACAGGAGATGATCCTCAGACTATAGCTGAAAAGGTAAGTAGGGGAGAATTAGACTTAACTAGACTTCCTATTGCAAGTATAGATAAGATTAAAGAAGCTATATATCCAATAGCGGTTAAAACAGTAGAGAGAATAAAGAAAAATAGAGAAAAGAGAGAAGAATATATAAATAGGCTAGGAGAAGGTAGAAAACCATATCTTTATGTAATAGTTGCTACAGGAAACATATATGAAGATGTTATTCAAGCACAGGCAGCTGCTAGACAAGGAGCAGACATAATAGCTGTAATTCGTTCAACAGCTCAGAGTTTACTTGACTATGTGCCATATGGACCAACAACTGAAGGTTTTGGTGGGACTTATGCTACTCAGGAAAACTTTAGAATTATGAGAAAAGCTCTTGATGAAGTAGGAGAAGAAGTAGGAAGATACATCAGATTATGTAACTATTGTTCAGGTCTTTGTATGCCAGAAATTGCAGCGATGGGAGCACTAGAAAGACTAGATGTTATGTTAAATGATGCATTGTATGGTATTCTTTTTAGAGATATCAATATGCAGAGAACTTTAGTTGACCAGTATTTCTCAAGAATTATCAACGGATACGCTGGTATTATCATAAATACAGGAGAAGATAACTACTTAACTACAGCTGATGCTGTAGAAGAAGCTCATACTGTTTTAGCATCTCAGTTTATAAATGAACAGTTTGCACTAAAAGCTGGTATACCAGAAGAACAAATGGGACTTGGACACGCATTTGAAATGAATCCAGACATTGAAAATGGATTTTTATGGGAGTTGGCACAAGCTCAAATGGCTAGAGAAATATTCCCTAAGGCACCACTTAAATATATGCCGCCTACAAAATTCATGACAGGTAATATTTTCAAAGGGCATATACAAGATGCAATGTTTAACTTAGTATCAATAATGACTCATCAGGGTATACAATTACTTGGGATGTTAACTGAGGCGATTCATACACCACATTTACATGATAGAATGCTTTCTATTGAGAATGCTAGATATATTTTTAACAATGCTAGAAACCTAGGAGATGAAATAGAATTTAAAGAAGGCGGAATAATTCAGACTAGAGCACAGGAAGTATTGAAAAAGGCTGAAGAATTACTTAAAGAAATTAGAAGAGAAGGATTATTCTCAACTATAGAAAAAGGTAAGTTTGGAGGAGTAAAAAGGTCAAGAACAGGCGGAAAAGGATTAGAAGGAGTTGCTGCTAAAGCAGAAAATTACTACAATCCGTTCATCCAGTTGATGCTTGGAGGTGACAGATAA